DNA from Neovison vison isolate M4711 chromosome 12, ASM_NN_V1, whole genome shotgun sequence:
tgagccacccaggtgccctaaccaCTGTCTTTAGAAATTTACTTgtcctctgaaaaacaatctgagggttttgaaggggcggggagtgggaggttgggggagcctggtggtgggtattatggagggcaagtattgcacggagcactgggtgtggtgcataaacaatgaattctgttacactgaaaagatattaaattaaaaaaatgaaaaacaaaagtaaaaacaaataagtgaagcataacaaatagcatggaggacaaggggtgttagagaggagaagggagttgaagtaaattggaaggggaggtgaaccacgagagactatggactctgaaaaacaatctgaggggttggaagtggtgggggggtgggaggttggggtaccaggtggtgggtattatagagggcacggcttgcatggagcactgggtgtggtgaaaaaataatgaatactgtttttctgaaaataaataaattggaaaaaaaacaaaaacaaaaataaatcaataaatttacTTGTCTTTTAACAAGAATTGTTAAATTCTTTACTTCAAATTAACCTGCTAGTCATTGATTTTTTGAGTACTCAAAATTGtgagaatttacattttataattcagtTTAGGCATTAAGAGGCAAACATTTGTCATAGCttcctttttttcacttaaagatatttttgttgtttataattgTGAAAGGTGAAATGAAATGGGGTCATTGATGTCAAGGGGTTTTAAAATGTATCTGGGAGGCCATTAAGGAGGTGGGCTATATGCTTGTCCTCATCAGGTAGAACCATGAACTTCTGAACCGGGCCTAATCCCAAATACCTCAAGGGTTCTGCAAGAATATTTACAACTTGCTGCAGTAATGGACTTTTGCTTAGTGATGGCCTAAGGGACCAGTTATGTTTAGCCAAGATTAGTTTTCTGCTGCTAACACCAATCGAAGTTTTTGTGGACAACTTACACAAgcatttcctttttgtctttaaaacCCCTGGTTTTTGCTTCCTAGTAGGACACTGCTGCCCAGCTCTGGTACCTGAATTATAATTCTTTGATCCCAAATACACACTTTTGCTTGACTATTGCTTCCTGACATTTGTAGGTTGACAGTgatgttcatattttatttaatgcacTAGTCACATATCCCTTCTAAAGTGTAAGGCATGTAAGAGCAAGAAACCTGTAGGTTTTCTATTCTATCTCCAGTTCCTGAAATGGTCCCTGGCATCAAAAATGCTCTTAAAAGCTTAGAACTGGAAAATGCAATACACAATTACtctatccaaaatatacaattaACTCATTGGTTCTGCttactttgtcttgttttgtttgcaGTTTTGTAAAGGCTTGTTAAGATGAGAAGCATTCTTTTGCTTCCTAGaaatgtatcacattttctttttaagagagctttgcttgggtggctcggttggttgggggtctgccttgggatcaggtcatgatagtcctgggatcaagcccctagtcacgctcactgctcagcagggagtctgcttctccatctcttctttctctactcctcccctgatttgtgcactctctctctctctctcttaaaataataaataaaaaaaattttgaaaagaaagtttTCTGAAATAGACTCTTTGCTAGAAAGGAATGACATAAAAATCTAAAGAtatatacttagaaaaaaaagatatatacttaggaactaaagatatttttatgaaaatgtggTTCCCTACTTTAGCAAATACTATTACTTCTTTGAGAATAATGCAATTTTTCTGACTGAGTCTTTGACAGCTTGTTTTACTTGCTTGTTTCTCAAGGTATAAATGAAGGGGTTCAGCATAGGAGCAATGGATGTAGTAAGGACTGCCACACCCTTATCAATGGCCACTGATTCCTTTGCTGAAGGCTTAACATAGATGAAAATACAGCTTCCATAGGTGATGGAGACTACAATCATGTGGGAAGAACATGTAGAAAATGCCTTTTTTCTTTGCTGGGGAGAAGAGAATCGTAGAATAGCCTTGATGATGTATATGTAGGATAGAAGTACACATATGAGGGTCATAATGAAGGTCAACACAGCACAGACTATGACCATCTGCTCTATAAGCCATGTTTCTGAGCATGATATTTTTAGGAGGGGGGATGCATCACAGAAAAAATGGTCAATAACATTAGagtcacagaattccagattTAGGCCCAGGCTAAGTGGTGGAAAAATGACCAAGAAGCCAGCTGTCCAGCACCCAAGGATGAGTCTTCTACAGACCTTTTTGTTCATGATGGTCACATAATGCAGGGGTTTGCAGATGGCAACATATCGATCATAGGACATGGTGGCCAGGAGAAAAAATTCTGTTACACCAAAAACATcagtaaaaaaaatctgaaggacaCAATTGTCATATGTGATTGTCTTGTCATCTGTTAATATGTTGTACAAATATctgggaatacaagcagaggtaAATGAGATCTCTAAGAAGGAGAAATTTTGTAGGAAAAAGTACATGGCATTCTGAAGGTGGGAATCTATGAAGGTAAGGGAGATGATTGTCAGGTTCCCAGTTATACTCAACATGTAAGTGAGAAATAGAAAGATGAAAATCATAATCTTCAGTTGTGGATCATTGGTCAATCCCCACAGGATAAAAGTTGTTATTGTGTGGTTTCTCATCATTGACTTCTGACTTCAATTCAATCTGCATTTAAAATTCAGGTATATTTGATATAGATGCAGTGGTAACTAATGGGTaaaaaaaactaagcaaataATCACATGCATTTACAAAATTTTTGTTTACAAATATTATCAGTACACTGGTATTCTAGGTTCTACAATTGGGTGTTTTTGGTAAAttcagaagatatttttaaaaatcagaaaaaaaccgTATCACACTCCAAAATATTATGGGTGCTTCCTTCTCATTACATTTTATTTgcaatttatatatttgttactTATACCTGGCATTTGATTTTCTCGACAGATAGATTTGACTGCTAATGTTTTGTGAGATCATTTTGTCCCTATTCACAGACTGAATACTAAAGCTGAATCTTCAGTTTTCATTATCACCTTCATATGTTTccctgaagttttgttttggtaaGGAACAAATCACAAATATTTTGAGTCTCACTATATAGGCTCTGCATATCCATTACTGAAGATGATGAGCTCtagtattataattttataaatatgtgtttCCTTAAACAACTCCTTTCTCACTCACCCATTTCCCtgactttcatattttctttttaaaattatagtaatttCCCACTGTGGTATGGAAGACAGGAAGTATTTTGATGACAAATATATGTACAGAATGATAATATGTATGTGTTGGATGTAAGATATATAGGgatgtaaaaaataattataatttttcttagttttcaaaCTGTTTAGTTGAGGTTgaaacacatttcaaaatattGTTATTAATATCACTAACTACAAAAAATTTCAGATTGAGCTATTAAACACATTCTTCAAGCATGGCTTGCTTTAACTGTGACTCAGTTTTTATAATCTACAGAATGGAAATCATATTTTccttcatcaaaaaattaaagactaatatataaagtacttagaatGTACATGGCTGATAAAGAGTGATGTTTATTTTAACTACTTCAATTACCTTGTCCAGAATAATTTACCTTTTAGTTACCTTACATTCAATCATCAATATGCTACAGTCCTGTTTTGTTCTCAAGAACCTACTGAAATAATATGTGCCAGAATTTAtcacttttggtttttttctgcttttaaagttTAGGGAATTTCTAAGTAGAATGTGTACCTTCAGCCATCCAATATTCATAGCATTCTCTCATAACTTACCTTAATACCACATACATGTTTACCTGCCATCTTTTGGCTTTCTAATctctagatactttttttttttgccggtCTCAAATATGTTGGCAaaatttttaacacttttttaaaaagattttatttatttattttgtcagagatagagagcacaagcagggggagcagcagggagaaggagaagcaggctccagggagcctgatgtggtactcgatcccaggactctgggatcatgacctgagccaaaggcagatgcttaatggactgcaTGACCCATGTGTCCCAGTTGTTAATACTTTTTTACTTCTTAACACAATGCTCCCTTTGAGTGTTTTCTTGAACTCctaatttctaaaaatgattGCGCTTCATTTACATAAGCAAATGCACTCCAGACATAAATGAATGTCCAAAATGAAACTCTTAATTTTCTGTACTCTAATCCTATTTCtccccctgtattttttttaataatctaacTTGTATATTTATTGAAGCTTTATTATATGCTAGATACTGAAAGCTGCATTTTACATGGATTATCTATCTGGAGTAATCTTCCCTCCACTGTTCTGTGTTTCCCCACCCAATCTCGGTTCCCAGTCTCCAGTTTTGCTGAGCATGCACATCCTCAGCCAGCCACTGGTTAGTAGTTTTTAGTTCCCAGAATTTGCATTTGTGAGACATATCACTTCATCATGGAATTCAAATTGTGCAACTCTTAGGTGACCTCTTATTTATTGTTGCTTAAACTTAATCTTATCAGTAACTATACACTATCCAAGAATAAAGTGCTCTAAAAATGATGTTTAATACCCATATTAGAACAGACAttgctaagtttttaaaaaaatatttattttagagcatgtgtgtgaggtgggggtggggcagagggaatggaagagagagagagaatcctaagaccctgcactcagcacagagcccaccctgatgcagggctccatctcaggatccggagatgatgacctgagccaaacccaagagttggttgctcgactgactgagccaccatggtGCCTTTCCATTGCTAAATTTTATACCATCAGTAAAGATTCACTTACTATAGGTGAATATGACCCAAGTCTCATAACCAATGTAACTGAAATGACAGGATTCATAATACTTACACTCTGGCAGTTAATCTTAGCTTCTCTCTATTAAGTTAACTACAATTATTCTTACAGCTATAACTTGATGCATATAATGTTGAAAACTAGCAACAAAACTTCTGGTCGCTACTGGCTGAGTCTGGCCACTCCTGCAGTAACAGCTCTCAGGAATATACATAATTTCCTTGCAGTTTTTATCTTCAGGTGATTGTATCAATTCCTGCACAATAGCTGTAATGCCATCACAAGCCTAGGAaataggtttttctgtttttgttttgttttgttttgttttttttaaactctcagcCATTGAGAAGAAAAACGGGTTCAAGGGCACTCTGGAAGAGTGGATGTGATAAACTGTTCTGCTGAGAGAAGAGAACTTTCCAGTTTCCCAAGCTTGATATTTATTTGCCATATCTGCAGCAAAATTAATAAACAGAACAGTCCTTGGTGACCCAGGTTCAAAAATCGCTAATGAGTCATCTGTGTAATCATCTTGTATCATTTGACCTTAGggtaaaaaaaaagcaaaaataaaagtaaacttaaCACAGTAGCAGTGGGAACATGTCCTTTCGAGACAGGAAAAGCAAGAGTCATTTAAGAGACTGGTAGGAGAACATTGACTCTTAAACTAGtccagttttttttaattcttatggtGTAAGGTAGTTAAAAGATGATAgatctccctctctgctttttttttatgGAATGAACAAATTATATGTTAAAACATATAGCTATATTAGATTAGATATATAACAACAGAAAAATCATGGTGAAATATTAGAGGTAATATTTTGGAGAATacctttcattctttccttcctgtaaTCATATACATGTTTGTCACATATAGTAAGTACAAATGCATGAACATTAAATTGAAAATACCTCTGTATTGAGATATACAAGTTGTCTCTGTTATTTTACCCTTAGAAGTGTGTGAAtcttgttatattttaatttttattgagatgcatcattttaaatctatttaatttTAGTATGCTATATTAATATGACATCAGAATTTAAACCAAAATTTATCATTGTCATAAATGTAAATTGCTTCCAAAATTTCACCATTGTAAAATATCACTGTATGGATAATTATACTGTTTCCAATTGCCTTAAATCATTTTagcttctttttatattttttatcattataaaaaattttataatgataaaaattgtgaaaatattttttgtgcaTTGTAAGATAATTGATAGAATTGAACTTTCTTCATAATATTGATATATTTCTATGTTTCTAATTAATCATTTtactaattcattattttaagtaataattaTTATCTTCCTTTAAATTAAGTGTTTAAGAGTATCTTTGTGCATTCACCTAAGTCATGAACacacatcttcttttcttttaagtaattaCTACCTTCATTCATTTATGGGTTAACATGGGTGCAGGTTGGGTTACAGATTTGTTACAgtaaaatttacatacaataaatggaccattttttaatatttcagttgaggaatttttacaaaaatataccTCTCTAATTATTACTGCCACTGAAAATACAAtgaatatttccattttcctacAAAGTTCCTTAATGTCTCTTCCTATTAAAACCCTCTAATCCCAGCTAATGGCAATATGCTTTTCATCATTTTAtactaaatttgattttttcaAATGTAAGTCTTTCTCTTGtgtttcatatgaatggaattatacacaacattcttcccttctgtgttttttatattcatctttttaaaaaaagattttatttatttatttgacagagatcacaaataggcagagaggcaggcagagagagaggggggggtaggggaagcaggctctccgctgagcagagagcttgatgcagggctcgatcccaggaccctgggatcaagacctgagacaaaggcagaggcttaacccaccgagccacccaggcacccctatattcaTTTTTACTATTGCATGTATCAGTAGTCAGTTTGTCTTACCAAGAAATACTCCACAACTTTGAtatatcacaatttgtttattcaataATAGATGGACATTTTGAAGGTCTTTGggttttggttattgtgaataaagtTGTTATGAAAACTGATCTACAAATTTTGGTGTAGACAGGTGTTTCATTTCTCTCTGGTAAATACCTACATTTCAATGGTCTGATCAAATGCAAGTTTATGTTTGACAGGCAGTTTCAAAGTggttgtaacattttaaaaaaagatttatttgagagggggggggggggggaggggcagtgggagagggtgggagagtcttaagcaggctctgcactgagcgcagagcctgatgcagagctcagtctcatgaacttgagatcaggacctgagctgaaactgaatcAGGTGCTTAACCTGCTGCTGcacaacccaggcacccatactgttaacatttttatttagtgtttatgtttccttcagataaatactcaaaTGTGGGATTGTTGAATTATATTatagctctgtttttatttttttgaagaacttccatactgAGGAAACTTCCATAGTAGCTGCACTAACTAACATTACTAACAGTATATtagggttccctttcctccacatccccaccaacagttgctatctgtcttttttgttgttgttgttaaagattttatttatttatttcacagagagagagagagagagaaagagagagagagatcacaagtagacagagaggcaggcagagagagagaggggggaaacaagttccctgccaagcagagagcctaatgtggggctcgatcccaggaccctgagatcatcaccttagccaaaggcagagtcttaacccactgagccacccaggcgcccctgtctttttgataatagcagTTCTACAAGTGTGAGTGATACCTCCCTGTGGTTGTGATTAGCATTTCCTTCACAATTAATGATACTGAACACCtttacctgttggccatctgtgtgccttttcttgaaaaatatctattcagatcctctgcctattttttaaattggatttttcccCATAAAGTTATGtaaggtctttatatattttggatattaaccccttatcagatataggaTTTGCATGTTTTtccccattcagtagattgccttttcattttgttgacattTTCCTTTGCagttcagaagctttttaatttggtgtagtcccacttacttatttttgctttttgttgcttctgcttttggtttcaaattaaaaaaaaaaaatcattgccacgACCAATGTCAGAGAGCTTAccctcctatattttcttctaggagttatgATTTccggtcttatgttcaagtctttaacctattttgaatttatttttgtgtatggcataagataGGGgacaaatttcattcttttgcatgtggcaattcagttttcccagcacaactTTTGGAAGAGAATATTCTTtctccattgtgtattcttggcttctttgtcataaattagtTGACAATATTtgtgtgggttcatttctggactttctattctgttccatttatctctgTGTCAACTTCTATCCCAAAATCATACTGTGttgattactatggctttataatatagtttaaaatcagaTAATATGATGCCTTCAACTTGTTCTTCTATATAGAGATTAATTTGGATactcaggatcttttgtggttttatacaaattttaggattgtttcatttttgtgaaaaatgccattggaatttttgTAAAGACTGC
Protein-coding regions in this window:
- the LOC122891556 gene encoding olfactory receptor 6C2-like gives rise to the protein MRNHTITTFILWGLTNDPQLKIMIFIFLFLTYMLSITGNLTIISLTFIDSHLQNAMYFFLQNFSFLEISFTSACIPRYLYNILTDDKTITYDNCVLQIFFTDVFGVTEFFLLATMSYDRYVAICKPLHYVTIMNKKVCRRLILGCWTAGFLVIFPPLSLGLNLEFCDSNVIDHFFCDASPLLKISCSETWLIEQMVIVCAVLTFIMTLICVLLSYIYIIKAILRFSSPQQRKKAFSTCSSHMIVVSITYGSCIFIYVKPSAKESVAIDKGVAVLTTSIAPMLNPFIYTLRNKQVKQAVKDSVRKIALFSKK